A portion of the Glycine max cultivar Williams 82 chromosome 10, Glycine_max_v4.0, whole genome shotgun sequence genome contains these proteins:
- the LOC100788789 gene encoding tetratricopeptide repeat protein 4 homolog gives MALWMEKGSEPLTESEKADLEAIAALKESAAFEFKEKGNQYVKMGKKHYSDAIDCYTRAIDQKALSDSETSILFANRAHVNLLLGNLRRALTDSNEALKLCPSNIKAIYRASKASLSLDMLAEAREYCLKGLQFDPNNEDLKKLDRLIGLKISEKEKHEAEFSKAVAETKELASVIEHRGLKIGKAMYRELIGLRKPVLDKSNILHWPVVLLYAEVMSSDFIEDFCETDMFSVHLDMVFAEDQPLSWDVETNYKREFVELYYEAGSGVSLSKEKLIHCLLEGTAAAHREGVGDEEKDTIEDYKQHTGPPKWIKVNERRTLHDVLKEPNFIIPGIPVFYVVSKQSSFYGKFKAGKWAPPSI, from the exons ATGGCGCTATGGATGGAAAAGGGTTCAGAGCCATTAACCGAAAGCGAAAAAGCAGACCTTGAAGCCATTGCTGCACTCAAAGAGTCTGCTGCTTTTGAATTCAAG GAAAAGGGTAACCAATATGTGAAGATGGGTAAGAAGCATTACTCTGATGCCATTGATTGCTACACAAGGGCAATTGATCAGAAAGCCTTGAGTGACTCTGAGACCTCTATTCTTTTTGCAAATAGAGCACATGTGAATTTGCTTCTAGGGAATCTTAGACGTGCTCTCACAGATTCTAATGAGGCCCTCAAGTTGTGCCCTTCAAATATTAAG GCAATTTATAGAGCTTCCAAGGCTTCTCTTTCGCTAGATATGTTGGCTGAAGCTAGAGAGTATTGCTTGAAGGGTCTTCAGTTTGATCCCAATAATGAGGACTTGAAGAAGCTTGACCGGCTGATAGGTCTCAAGATATCAGAGAAGGAGAAGCACGAGGCTGAATTCTCCAAGGCCGTTGCGGAGACAAAG GAACTTGCGTCTGTGATAGAACATAGAGGCTTGAAGATTGGAAAGGCAATGTATCGGGAACTTATTGGATTACGGAAACCTGTGTTGGATAAAAGTAATATCCTTCACTGGCCCGTTGTTCTTCTGTATGCAGAGGTTATGTCCAGCGACTTCATTGAGGATTTCTGTGAGACTGACATGTTTTCGGTTCACCTTGATATG GTATTTGCAGAAGATCAGCCGTTGTCATGGGATGTTGAAACCAACTACAAACGTGAATTTGTTGAATTATACTATGAG GCTGGTTCTGGAGTTAGTCTATCAAAGGAAAAACTTATTCATTGTCTATTAGAGGGAACTGCAGCTGCTCACAGGGAAGGTGTTGGTGATGAAGAGAAAGACACAATTGAGGATTATAAGCAACACACGG GTCCCCCTAAATGGATCAAAGTGAACGAAAGGAGAACACTCCACGATGTTCTCAAAGAGCCTAATTTCATCATTCCTGGGATCCCAG TCTTCTATGTTGTTTCAAAGCAATCCAGCTTTTATGGCAAGTTCAAAGCTGGGAAGTGGGCACCTCCAAGTATATGA
- the LOC100793008 gene encoding alcohol dehydrogenase class-3, translating into MATTQGQVITCKAAVAWEPNKPLSIEDVQVAPPQNGEVRIQILYTALCHTDAYTWSGKDPEGLFPCILGHEAAGIVESVGEGVTAVQPGDHVIPCYQAECGECKFCKSGKTNLCGKVRAATGVGVMLSDRKSRFSVNGKPLYHFMGTSTFSQYTVVHDVSVAKIDPKAPLDKVCLLGCGVPTGLGAVWNTAKVEPGSIVAIFGLGTVGLAVAEGAKAVGASRIIGIDIDSNRFERAKNFGVTEFINPNEHEKPVQQVIVELTDGGVDYSFECIGNVLVMRSALECCHKGWGTSVIVGVAASGQEICTRPFQLVTGRVWKGTAFGGFKSRSQVPWLVDKYLKKEIKVDEYITHSLSLAEINKAFDLMHEGGCLRCVLAMNV; encoded by the exons ATGGCTACTACTCAAGGACAAGTCATTACATGCAAag CCGCGGTGGCCTGGGAACCCAACAAGCCATTGTCCATCGAGGACGTTCAGGTGGCGCCGCCGCAGAATGGAGAGGTCCGTATCCAAATTCTCTACACTGCTCTCTGTCACACCGATGCTTACACTTGGAGCGGCAAG GATCCAGAAGGTCTTTTCCCATGTATACTTGGTCATGAGGCTGCGGG GATTGTGGAAAGTGTAGGAGAAGGAGTTACTGCAGTTCAGCCAGGTGATCATGTCATCCCTTGTTACCAGGCTGAGTGTGGAGAGTGCAAGTTTTGCAAATCAGGCAAAACCAATCTGTGTGGCAAAGTTCGAGCCGCCACTGGAGTAGGGGTCATGCTGAGTGACCGCAAGAGTCGTTTCTCTGTTAATGGAAAACCCCTCTATCATTTTATGGGAACCTCCACATTTAGTCAATACACTGTCGTTCATGATGTTAGTGTAGCTAAGATCGATCCCAAAGCTCCTTTGGACAAAGTTTGTCTCCTTGGATGTGGTGTTCCAACTG GCCTTGGAGCTGTCTGGAACACAGCAAAAGTGGAACCCGGGTCAATTGTTGCTATTTTTGGCCTTGGAACTGTTGGGCTTGCT GTTGCAGAGGGTGCAAAAGCTGTTGGTGCATCACGGATTATTGGCATAGATATTGATAGCAATAGGTTTGAAAGAG CAAAGAACTTTGGAGTCACCGAGTTCATTAATCCAAATGAACATGAGAAACCAGTTCAGCAGGTCATAGTTGAACTCACAGATGGTGGGGTTGATTATAGTTTTGAGTGCATTGGAAATGTCTTGGTGATGAGGTCTGCCTTGGAGTGCTGCCATAAG GGCTGGGGGACATCAGTTATTGTGGGTGTTGCAGCATCAGGGCAGGAAATATGTACTCGACCTTTCCAATTGGTGACCGGGCGTGTATGGAAAGGAACAGCCTTTGGTGGCTTCAAGAGCCGCTCTCAGGTGCCTTGGCTTGTAGACAAGTACTTGAAGAAG GAAATCAAGGTTGATGAGTACATTACCCACAGTTTGAGTCTTGCGGAGATCAATAAGGCATTTGACCTCATGCATGAAGGAGGATGTCTCCGTTGTGTGCTTGCAATGAATGTATGA
- the LOC100790019 gene encoding 3-oxoacyl-[acyl-carrier-protein] synthase, mitochondrial, giving the protein MPTMRARKLFNSFYRTISSSTFPPPPVVSSRRVVVTGLGMVTPLGCGVDTTWKRLVDGECGVRALSLEDLKMNSFDKETQLSTFDQLTSKVAALVPTGTHLGEFDDQIWLNSKDHRSIARFIAYALCAVDEALKDSNWFPIEQEDKERTGVSIGGGTGSVSDILDSAQLICEKRLRRLSPFFIPRILINMASGHVSIKYGFQGPNHAAVTACATGSHSIGDAMRMIQFGDADVMVAGGTESSIDALSIAGFCRSRALTTKYNSSPQEASRPFDSGRDGFVIGEGSGVLVLEEFEHAKNRGAKIYAEVRGYGMSGDAYHITQPPSDGRGAILAMTRALRQSGFHPSEVDYINAHATSTPLGDAIEANAIKTMFSDRASSSALALSSTKGAIGHLLGAAGAVEAIFAVLAIRHGIAPLTLNLTKPDPVFGDGFMPLSASEEMPIRVAMSNSFGFGGTNASLLFAQTGSD; this is encoded by the exons ATGCCAACAATGCGCGCCAGAAAACTCTTCAATTCCTTTTACCGAACCATTTCCTCTTCAACTTTCCCACCTCCTCCCGTTGTTTCTTCCCGAAGAGTAGTTGTCACTG GGTTAGGCATGGTGACGCCACTTGGTTGTGGAGTGGACACAACCTGGAAGCGCCTCGTCGATGGGGAATGTGGGGTGAGGGCTTTGTCTCTGGAAGACCTCAAGATGAATTCTTTTGACAAGGAAACTCAGTTGAGTACGTTTGATCAGTTGACATCCAAGGTTGCTGCTCTTGTTCCTACAGGAACCCATCTCGGCGAATTCGACGACCAAATCTGGCTTAATTCTAAG GACCATCGATCAATAGCAAGGTTTATAGCATATGCACTATGTGCTGTTGATGAAGCTCTCAAGGATTCTAATTGGTTTCCCATTGAACAAGAAGATAAGGAAAGAAcg GGGGTGTCTATTGGTGGGGGAACTGGAAGCGTTAGTGACATCTTAGATTCTGCACAACTGATCTGTGAGAAG CGCCTTCGTCGCCTTAGTCCATTTTTTATCCCGCGGATATTGATCAACATGGCATCAGGTCATGTGAGCATAAAATATGGGTTCCAG GGACCAAATCATGCTGCAGTCACTGCCTGTGCCACTGGTTCACATTCTATTGGTGATGCAATGAGAATGATTCAATTTGGGGATGCAGATGTTATGGTAGCTGGAGGCACAGAGTCCAGCATTGATGCATTATCAATTGCAGGATTCTGCAG GTCTCGAGCTTtgacaacaaaatataattcaagcccACAGGAAGCATCACGGCCATTTGATAGTGGTCGAGATGGGTTTGT GATAGGTGAAGGTTCTGGAGTCTTGGTCTTGGAG GAATTTGAGCATGCAAAAAACCGAGGAGCCAAAATCTATGCAGAGGTCCGTGGCTATGGGATGTCAG GTGATGCATATCATATTACTCAACCTCCTAGTGATGGGAGAGGAGCCATTTTGGCCATGACTCGTGCTTTAAGACAG TCAGGTTTTCATCCTTCTGAAGTGGATTACATAAATGCACATGCTACATCTACACCTTTGG GCGATGCAATAGAAGCTAATGCTATCAAAACCATGTTCTCTGACCGTGCAAGCTCGTCTGCTTTAGCCCTCTCCTCCACAAAG GGTGCTATTGGTCATCTCCTAGGCGCTGCTGGAGCTGTTGAAGCAATTTTTGCAGTTTTGGCAATACGGCAT GGTATTGCTCCATTAACTCTTAATTTAACTAAGCCAGATCCTGTGTTCGGTGATGGTTTCATGCCATTGTCTGCTTCAGAAGAAATGCCAATTAGAGTTGCCATGTCAAACTCTTTTGGTTTCGGAGGCACAAATGCGTCCCTACTTTTTGCTCAAACAGGTTCGGACTGA